A section of the Paenibacillus yonginensis genome encodes:
- a CDS encoding beta-mannosidase, translating to MRLLTLNGAWKMKRTDETEWNSAVVPGSVFQDLLEAGKMEDPFFRDNEYDILELTKFDYEYERTFFVEQEALNHDVVLLRCEGLDTLCEIRVNGKLVLEADNMHRTYEPDVKQVLQPGENHIHVLLKSPTRYVLERDKEMYLCSCADAVPGISHLRKAHSMFGWDWGPQLPDSGIWRDIELRGYDFGRIEDVLVTQHHTEDHVSLEIRTDVRQWGEAGLRVRIVLKAPDGETWEHEATLDGYSVLQTIGVDHPELWWPHNYGSQPLYGLTVQVLNGDRVIDDKTIRIGLRTLTIRQEEDQWGESFEFEVNGKSIFAMGANYIPEDNVFGRLSFERSKNLLQSCVEANYNCIRIWGGGFYPDDRFYDLCDEYGLIVWQDHLYACGAYDFNESFKENIRQETIDNVKRLRHHASLGIWSGNNELEYAWAYWGWTERFGEKLRDDYLLQFEQFMPELNQSLDPNTFYWRSSPSSAGGLDDPNKESLGDMHYWDVWHGRKPITEFRTLYPRFMSEFGLQSFPSLKTVETFTLPEDRNIFSYVMEAHQKNGTGNEKILYYISEYFKYPKDFDSLLYVSQLIQAEGMRVGVEHWRRNRGRCMGAIYWQLNDIWPGASWSSLDYFGRWKATHHAAKRFFAPVLASACEEGTAASLHVTNETLHPVSGRLSWRLLNHRSEVIHSGETEVSVEALSSKEAASLEFSKELDSKQKLRQSYLEFEFAAAGHPVSSGTVLFVKSKHFDYLDPQIQAEVTEANDRFVIVLRSRAFAKFVSLDLRAADARWSDNLFDLSASRPKSVTVFKDSLSEALSLEAFKEQLIVRSLYETYV from the coding sequence ATGCGCTTGCTAACACTTAATGGGGCTTGGAAAATGAAACGGACCGACGAAACGGAGTGGAACAGCGCCGTCGTACCGGGATCTGTTTTTCAGGATTTGCTTGAGGCCGGCAAAATGGAAGACCCGTTCTTCCGCGACAATGAATACGACATTCTGGAGCTGACGAAATTTGATTACGAATACGAAAGAACTTTTTTTGTGGAACAAGAGGCGCTTAACCATGACGTTGTCCTGCTCCGCTGCGAAGGCCTGGACACGCTGTGCGAAATCCGGGTCAACGGAAAGCTCGTGCTCGAAGCCGACAACATGCACCGTACCTATGAGCCGGATGTTAAGCAGGTCCTGCAGCCCGGGGAAAATCACATCCACGTCCTGCTGAAGTCGCCGACCCGCTATGTTCTGGAGCGGGACAAGGAGATGTACCTGTGCAGCTGCGCCGATGCGGTGCCCGGCATCTCCCATCTGCGGAAGGCTCACAGCATGTTCGGCTGGGACTGGGGTCCGCAGCTGCCTGATTCGGGCATCTGGCGGGACATCGAGCTGCGCGGCTACGACTTCGGACGGATCGAGGATGTACTTGTGACGCAGCACCATACAGAGGATCACGTCAGCCTGGAGATCCGGACAGACGTCCGCCAGTGGGGAGAAGCCGGCCTGCGGGTGCGCATCGTGTTGAAGGCTCCGGACGGCGAAACATGGGAACATGAAGCAACCCTGGACGGTTACAGCGTTCTGCAGACGATCGGTGTTGACCATCCTGAGCTGTGGTGGCCGCACAATTACGGCAGCCAGCCGCTATATGGACTGACCGTACAGGTGCTGAACGGGGACCGGGTCATCGACGACAAAACGATTCGCATCGGCCTGCGGACGCTGACGATCCGCCAGGAGGAAGACCAATGGGGCGAATCGTTCGAATTTGAAGTCAACGGCAAAAGCATCTTTGCCATGGGGGCCAACTACATTCCGGAGGACAACGTTTTTGGAAGACTAAGCTTCGAGCGGTCTAAGAACCTGCTGCAGAGCTGCGTGGAAGCCAACTACAACTGCATCCGCATCTGGGGCGGCGGCTTTTATCCGGACGACCGCTTCTACGACCTGTGCGACGAATACGGGCTGATCGTCTGGCAGGATCATCTGTATGCCTGCGGCGCTTACGATTTCAACGAAAGCTTTAAAGAAAACATCCGGCAGGAGACGATCGACAACGTCAAAAGGCTCCGCCATCACGCCTCCCTCGGCATCTGGAGCGGCAACAACGAGCTTGAATATGCGTGGGCTTACTGGGGCTGGACGGAACGGTTCGGGGAGAAGCTGCGAGACGATTATCTGCTTCAATTCGAGCAATTTATGCCCGAGCTGAACCAATCGCTTGATCCGAACACCTTTTACTGGCGTTCTTCCCCTTCCTCGGCCGGCGGCCTGGACGATCCGAACAAGGAAAGCCTAGGCGATATGCACTATTGGGATGTGTGGCACGGCCGGAAGCCGATTACGGAATTCCGCACGCTGTATCCGAGATTCATGTCCGAATTCGGGCTGCAGTCGTTTCCTTCGCTGAAAACGGTGGAGACGTTCACCCTGCCTGAAGACCGGAACATTTTCTCCTATGTCATGGAGGCCCACCAGAAGAACGGCACGGGCAACGAAAAAATCCTTTATTATATCAGCGAATACTTTAAATATCCGAAAGACTTTGATTCGCTTCTGTACGTTTCGCAGCTGATTCAGGCGGAAGGCATGCGCGTCGGGGTCGAGCATTGGCGGCGCAACCGCGGCCGGTGCATGGGGGCTATCTACTGGCAGCTGAACGATATCTGGCCTGGAGCCTCCTGGTCCAGCCTGGACTACTTCGGCAGATGGAAAGCCACCCATCATGCGGCCAAACGATTTTTCGCTCCGGTGCTCGCTTCGGCGTGCGAAGAAGGGACAGCCGCGTCGCTGCACGTGACCAACGAGACGCTTCACCCGGTCAGCGGGCGTTTGTCCTGGCGCCTGTTGAACCACCGCTCAGAAGTGATCCACAGCGGCGAAACGGAAGTGTCGGTAGAGGCCCTTTCTTCCAAGGAGGCAGCCAGCCTTGAGTTCAGCAAGGAGCTGGACAGCAAGCAGAAGCTCCGGCAGAGCTACCTGGAATTCGAATTTGCCGCAGCAGGACATCCGGTCAGCAGCGGTACTGTGCTGTTCGTGAAATCCAAACATTTCGACTATTTGGATCCGCAGATCCAAGCAGAAGTAACAGAAGCGAACGATCGTTTCGTGATCGTGCTGCGCAGCCGGGCCTTCGCCAAATTTGTGTCGCTGGACCTGCGGGCGGCGGACGCCCGGTGGAGCGACAACCTTTTTGACTTGTCCGCTTCCAGGCCGAAGTCGGTTACTGTCTTTAAAGACAGCCTGTCGGAAGCCTTAAGCCTGGAGGCTTTCAAGGAGCAGCTGATCGTCCGGAGCTTGTACGAAACGTATGTATAA
- a CDS encoding restriction endonuclease subunit S yields MSREHAYVNILDAAAKIQWNVAMILEAKALEAEKARNWTLNHLHASSFSDHESQLGQPLNVHEQMVELIDGLTKLENGLCSNLRAVLSTSGGGSGDSDGFGDMLGGLGGLGGLGFGDEEK; encoded by the coding sequence GTGAGCAGGGAGCACGCTTATGTGAACATATTGGATGCCGCTGCCAAAATTCAGTGGAACGTGGCCATGATCCTTGAAGCGAAAGCCCTTGAAGCGGAGAAGGCGAGAAACTGGACGCTTAATCATTTGCATGCCAGCAGCTTCAGCGACCATGAAAGCCAGCTGGGTCAGCCGCTGAACGTTCATGAGCAGATGGTAGAGCTGATCGACGGACTGACCAAGCTGGAGAACGGATTATGCAGCAACCTGAGGGCTGTGCTGTCAACCTCGGGTGGAGGCTCCGGCGACTCGGACGGATTCGGAGACATGCTTGGGGGCCTGGGCGGCCTGGGCGGTTTAGGATTTGGAGATGAGGAAAAATGA
- a CDS encoding nucleoside-diphosphate sugar epimerase, whose amino-acid sequence MDQKITDILMHMAHSHQQLARVIDAERHITVRMAQIVHALPDEEPDFEGVEGMLESTSSVNKSIIAYLNSIADLEEAIAENLTQVMTELKGSEEE is encoded by the coding sequence GTGGATCAAAAGATTACCGATATTCTGATGCACATGGCGCATTCACACCAACAGCTTGCCCGTGTCATTGATGCCGAACGCCACATTACGGTCAGAATGGCACAGATTGTGCATGCGCTGCCGGATGAAGAACCGGACTTTGAAGGTGTTGAGGGAATGCTGGAAAGTACGTCTTCAGTCAACAAAAGCATTATCGCTTATTTAAACTCCATCGCAGACCTGGAGGAAGCCATTGCTGAGAACCTTACGCAGGTAATGACTGAGCTCAAAGGCTCGGAAGAGGAGTAG
- a CDS encoding glycosyltransferase family 2 protein yields the protein MTNPINRLQRQGPGRIQRSGTKGGGRAGGRLRGRRRKPTSPWLNRLPATLPVSTGEDNQTGRGSAGAQAPLFEEGWKAGYEKGRQAGYDDFEQIFEGTSIIIPTYNQKEMLLQCLDRIEAYTPQPYEVIVVDDASSDGTAEALRQYRKVRVAVHDSNKGFAGSINTGLMLAKGRTVLLLNNDVFVAERWLANMLDCLESSPDIGAVGPVTNYIGGEQQIDVPYQDLRDLDRFAEERSRPDRSKWRETERLVGFCLLMRREIAHQTGYLDEGYRLGNFEDDDWIIRLRLQGLKLVIAGDAFVHHFGSVTMRSLDTNKYLEANERNRQLFSRKWGSIHEFLARDPSRRLQAGLQGCSSYEGFPAKVVVESGTGRLYWLQDGMKFRISAGGAYDQLAYAGPKVRVSQRDLRHLPYAGEWTLEQVKAALAELSAPAESGPFPYKEGAVIELPEGQWFQIDRGTARPILTRYTLEIWGLEPRISSGSADQLAVYPEGRPVLPPVILLANEL from the coding sequence ATGACAAACCCCATAAACAGGCTGCAGAGGCAGGGTCCTGGCAGGATACAGCGAAGCGGAACCAAAGGGGGAGGAAGAGCGGGCGGCCGGCTTCGGGGCAGACGCAGAAAGCCAACATCCCCCTGGCTGAACCGGCTGCCAGCAACCCTCCCGGTATCCACAGGCGAGGATAACCAAACCGGCCGCGGTTCTGCAGGAGCTCAGGCGCCTCTTTTTGAAGAAGGCTGGAAGGCGGGTTACGAGAAAGGGCGGCAGGCCGGGTATGATGATTTCGAGCAGATATTTGAAGGCACAAGCATCATTATCCCTACCTACAATCAGAAGGAGATGCTGCTCCAGTGCCTGGATCGTATAGAAGCTTATACGCCGCAGCCTTATGAAGTGATCGTCGTGGATGACGCTTCGTCGGACGGAACGGCGGAAGCGCTGCGCCAATACCGGAAAGTACGGGTAGCCGTCCATGACAGCAACAAAGGATTTGCCGGTTCGATCAACACCGGGTTAATGCTGGCCAAAGGACGTACAGTGCTGCTGCTGAACAATGACGTATTTGTTGCGGAACGCTGGCTGGCGAATATGCTGGATTGTCTGGAGTCCTCGCCGGACATCGGCGCTGTGGGACCGGTCACCAACTATATTGGCGGAGAACAGCAGATCGACGTACCCTATCAGGATCTGCGGGATTTGGACCGGTTTGCCGAAGAGCGGAGCCGGCCGGATCGCAGCAAGTGGAGGGAAACGGAACGGCTGGTCGGTTTTTGCCTGCTGATGAGACGGGAGATTGCCCATCAGACCGGTTATCTGGATGAGGGCTACCGGCTTGGCAATTTTGAGGATGATGACTGGATTATCCGGCTCCGGCTGCAGGGGCTGAAGCTGGTGATTGCGGGCGATGCCTTTGTGCATCATTTCGGCAGTGTCACCATGAGAAGTTTGGATACCAACAAATATCTGGAGGCAAACGAGCGGAACCGGCAGCTGTTCAGCCGGAAATGGGGCAGCATTCATGAATTTCTGGCACGAGATCCAAGCCGCCGGCTCCAGGCGGGTCTGCAAGGCTGCAGCTCCTACGAAGGATTTCCGGCCAAGGTTGTGGTCGAAAGCGGCACAGGGCGCCTGTATTGGCTTCAAGACGGCATGAAATTCCGGATCAGCGCTGGAGGCGCTTATGACCAGCTGGCTTATGCGGGTCCTAAAGTCAGGGTATCGCAGCGGGATTTGCGGCATTTGCCTTATGCCGGCGAATGGACGCTGGAGCAGGTAAAGGCTGCTTTGGCGGAACTGTCTGCGCCGGCTGAATCAGGTCCTTTTCCTTATAAAGAGGGGGCCGTGATTGAACTGCCGGAAGGGCAGTGGTTCCAGATCGACCGGGGGACGGCACGGCCGATCCTGACCCGGTACACCCTGGAGATTTGGGGGCTTGAACCTAGAATTTCCTCTGGATCGGCTGACCAGCTCGCCGTTTATCCTGAAGGACGCCCGGTTCTCCCGCCCGTTATTTTGTTAGCTAACGAATTATAA
- a CDS encoding GT-D fold domain-containing glycosyltransferase, producing MNKKKLPLQAVNIHSCEGRSLLPETASLAASVSADPPVRSGRNRRGKLSVKEGRKRNRRRKVRAGADARNKRRRGFRRLTRRTNKRLSFKRNQQGPPSSQPVRFEEEAAMLQDQQTIDAGNEAVQPASEAELEERYQAGFREGYFEGGEGEVARLLPPNTILRGYTVRDLITSGLAQLPQEALIPLLPPEGVADSFRAALASGRPLSLVRLGDGELLTLAHDTVLPAVEARRRGPFLPYAGVELPAPGVREALAQALRKADMIGVPQSRHPSFQGLLFPVFSHYGLDPAQLRLTSSTVNYALVERGLLLPLLLGRRVLVIGNKSAGLAEVLARSGVEIGGIVPSVQGAQDAEHAIAAAAGYSFDLALVSAGIAAVLICSEIASRLGKPAIDFGHAANKLESGEWMLR from the coding sequence ATGAACAAGAAGAAGCTGCCGTTACAAGCTGTGAACATCCATTCCTGTGAAGGAAGGTCCCTCCTTCCGGAGACCGCTTCGCTTGCGGCTTCCGTCAGTGCGGATCCTCCCGTCCGATCCGGGCGGAACAGAAGGGGGAAGCTGAGTGTGAAGGAAGGAAGGAAACGGAACCGGCGGCGGAAAGTCCGGGCCGGAGCCGATGCCCGGAATAAGCGGAGAAGAGGTTTCCGGAGATTAACCCGCAGAACAAACAAGAGGCTCTCTTTCAAACGGAACCAACAAGGGCCCCCCTCTTCGCAGCCGGTCCGTTTCGAGGAGGAAGCAGCTATGCTGCAGGATCAGCAGACTATTGACGCTGGGAATGAAGCCGTACAACCAGCCAGTGAAGCGGAATTGGAAGAAAGATACCAGGCGGGATTTCGGGAAGGTTATTTTGAAGGAGGCGAAGGCGAAGTAGCGCGCCTGCTACCGCCAAATACGATTCTGCGGGGGTATACGGTTCGTGATCTTATAACCTCCGGTCTGGCGCAGCTGCCGCAAGAGGCGCTGATTCCGCTTCTGCCGCCGGAAGGCGTAGCAGACAGCTTCCGGGCCGCCTTGGCCTCCGGCCGGCCTTTATCTTTGGTGAGGCTTGGAGACGGAGAACTGCTGACGCTGGCGCATGATACGGTTCTGCCTGCGGTAGAAGCACGGCGCCGCGGACCTTTCCTGCCTTACGCAGGCGTTGAACTTCCGGCCCCAGGAGTAAGGGAAGCGCTGGCGCAAGCTCTCAGAAAAGCGGATATGATCGGCGTTCCCCAGTCCAGGCACCCTTCCTTTCAGGGGCTGCTGTTTCCGGTCTTCTCCCATTATGGACTTGATCCCGCCCAGCTCCGGTTAACCTCGTCTACGGTGAATTACGCTTTGGTGGAGCGCGGCCTGCTCCTTCCCCTGCTGCTGGGGAGAAGAGTGCTGGTCATCGGCAACAAGTCGGCCGGCCTGGCGGAGGTGCTGGCCAGATCGGGAGTTGAGATCGGAGGCATTGTGCCCTCCGTACAAGGAGCACAAGATGCCGAACATGCAATTGCGGCTGCGGCCGGCTATTCCTTTGACCTGGCTTTGGTTTCCGCCGGGATTGCTGCGGTTCTCATTTGCAGCGAAATAGCTTCCCGGCTCGGGAAGCCGGCGATCGATTTCGGCCATGCGGCCAATAAACTGGAAAGCGGCGAATGGATGCTCCGCTGA
- a CDS encoding sugar phosphate nucleotidyltransferase: MKGVILAGGTGTRLYPLTRLINKHLLPVGESPMICYGIDKLKQAGITDILLIIGKQSAGLYTDFLGSGREMGVNLTYKIQEQAGGIAEALGLARGFIPAGGRFVVLLGDNLFMDDLQPFVEKFKKQPYGSARVLLKPVKDSRRYGVPVFDEHNRKLITRIEEKPEHPKSNYSVTGIYMYDDQVFERIEATSPSARGELEITDVNNLYARDGKLEYDVLRKWWTDAGTFDSLREAARKMGKAGQ, translated from the coding sequence ATGAAAGGCGTCATCTTGGCGGGAGGCACAGGAACAAGACTGTACCCGTTAACCCGGCTGATCAACAAACACCTGCTTCCGGTCGGAGAATCGCCCATGATTTGTTACGGGATCGACAAGCTTAAGCAGGCCGGCATTACCGATATTCTCTTGATCATCGGCAAGCAGTCGGCCGGCTTGTACACCGACTTCCTCGGCAGCGGCCGGGAGATGGGAGTGAACCTTACCTACAAAATTCAGGAGCAGGCCGGAGGCATTGCCGAAGCGCTGGGTCTCGCCCGCGGATTTATTCCGGCCGGGGGCCGTTTTGTCGTGCTGCTCGGCGACAATTTGTTTATGGATGATTTGCAGCCTTTTGTAGAGAAATTCAAGAAGCAGCCTTATGGAAGCGCCAGGGTGCTGCTCAAACCGGTTAAGGATTCGCGCCGATATGGCGTGCCCGTCTTCGACGAGCACAACCGCAAGCTGATTACGCGAATTGAAGAGAAGCCGGAGCATCCAAAATCAAATTACAGCGTAACCGGCATCTATATGTACGATGATCAGGTCTTTGAGCGGATAGAGGCCACGTCTCCTTCGGCGCGCGGGGAACTGGAGATTACCGATGTGAACAATTTGTATGCCCGGGACGGCAAATTGGAATATGACGTTCTGCGGAAATGGTGGACGGATGCCGGCACATTTGACTCTTTGCGGGAAGCAGCCCGAAAGATGGGGAAAGCGGGGCAATAA
- a CDS encoding glycosyltransferase family 2 protein: protein MGKEPLTSIIIPTYNALDLVSRCVDSIRAYTRVPYEIIIVDNGSTDRTAEYGVRQSLRFVSLPENSGFPVACNKGLAVAAGEQLMLLNNDCMATPDWLPQMLAALYSSPDVGIVGPVTNYASGRQRIDTGQGGPEEQLAFAADYNRSDPAKWQEVKRLVGFCMLFKRSLYERIGPLDEGFSPGHYEDDDYCYRAVRKGYRLLICGDTFVYHQGSASFTSQHPDGWQDLIRRNRQRFIEKWGCDPLSFM from the coding sequence ATGGGCAAGGAACCTTTAACCAGCATAATTATACCGACATACAATGCGCTCGATCTGGTATCCCGATGCGTGGATTCCATCCGGGCCTACACCCGGGTCCCCTATGAAATCATTATCGTTGATAACGGCTCTACAGACAGGACGGCGGAATATGGCGTTCGGCAATCGCTGCGTTTTGTCTCCCTGCCGGAGAACAGCGGTTTCCCGGTGGCCTGCAACAAAGGGCTGGCTGTCGCGGCAGGCGAGCAGCTTATGCTGCTGAATAATGACTGTATGGCTACCCCGGATTGGCTGCCGCAGATGCTTGCGGCTCTGTACAGCAGCCCGGACGTCGGCATCGTCGGTCCTGTAACGAATTATGCAAGCGGAAGACAGAGGATCGACACGGGGCAGGGAGGCCCGGAGGAGCAGCTTGCTTTTGCGGCAGACTATAACCGTTCGGACCCGGCCAAATGGCAGGAGGTCAAACGGCTGGTGGGATTTTGTATGCTGTTCAAGCGGTCGCTTTATGAACGAATTGGCCCGCTGGATGAAGGTTTCTCTCCGGGCCATTATGAAGATGACGATTATTGTTACCGGGCCGTCCGCAAGGGATACCGGTTGCTGATCTGCGGGGACACCTTTGTTTATCACCAGGGAAGCGCCAGCTTTACTTCGCAGCATCCGGACGGATGGCAGGATTTGATCCGCCGCAATCGCCAGCGGTTTATCGAGAAGTGGGGATGTGATCCCCTCTCGTTTATGTGA
- a CDS encoding glycosyltransferase family 2 protein, protein MTIKLTARKHTAGMPRTGSKTKARSDQTFAGRQAAGSRVKPRLSQGSRGRRSAGKGASARKGRSGSAALRRQRRKRMLVLKGRGSSVSVRPSRLAQEPALPGRRRQAGLSEAYASGRSAGFAARSAEIHGESAGAGVHPQGQGQLAPPQPAEPVHVQPLQAFRRSLAEWFGLRSAKRPSFRDALALGLAFREGYARAAGLSPAALGVPVPLQGKATVVITACNEERTLGPLLDELDRLPLHERIVVLNGCTDGSFAEVKKRDNVVIAYDPERLGHDVGRSIGAALASGDSLLFMDGDMQVPAEELAAFLYERESGNDVVLNDISAFLPPFGRQDEVTRCKVFLNQALGRPDLGSSSLTAVPHVLSRRALEAIGTAALAVPPKAQAIAILEGLVVSAPCTAEVIQRNRLREGNSGTGNQVAQLIVGDHAEALNEAVRRLGPRLYWQSMPRQELAKARNG, encoded by the coding sequence ATGACGATAAAGCTAACGGCAAGAAAACATACGGCGGGCATGCCGCGAACCGGCAGCAAAACCAAAGCCCGATCCGATCAAACATTTGCAGGCCGCCAGGCGGCGGGAAGCCGTGTCAAGCCGCGTCTTTCCCAAGGCTCGAGAGGACGGAGATCCGCTGGAAAGGGGGCATCCGCCAGAAAGGGGCGGAGCGGCTCAGCAGCACTAAGAAGGCAGAGAAGAAAGCGGATGTTGGTCCTGAAGGGCCGGGGCAGCTCGGTCTCTGTCCGTCCGAGCCGGTTAGCGCAGGAACCTGCTTTACCGGGGCGCCGCCGTCAAGCGGGATTGTCCGAGGCTTATGCGTCCGGGAGAAGTGCGGGATTTGCCGCAAGGTCTGCAGAGATTCACGGAGAATCGGCAGGAGCCGGCGTTCACCCGCAAGGACAAGGACAGCTGGCTCCGCCGCAACCGGCTGAGCCGGTCCATGTCCAGCCTCTTCAAGCCTTCCGCCGCTCCTTGGCGGAGTGGTTTGGGCTTCGCTCCGCGAAGCGGCCGTCCTTCCGTGACGCGCTGGCCCTCGGCTTGGCTTTCCGCGAGGGGTACGCCAGAGCCGCCGGTTTATCCCCTGCAGCTCTCGGGGTGCCTGTGCCGCTGCAGGGCAAAGCAACGGTTGTGATCACGGCATGCAATGAAGAAAGGACGCTGGGTCCGCTGCTGGACGAATTGGACCGCCTGCCGCTGCATGAACGGATTGTCGTGTTGAATGGCTGCACGGACGGCAGCTTTGCCGAGGTCAAGAAACGGGACAACGTCGTGATTGCTTACGATCCGGAAAGACTTGGACACGATGTCGGCCGGTCGATTGGCGCGGCACTGGCCAGCGGTGACAGCCTGCTTTTCATGGATGGCGATATGCAGGTGCCTGCAGAGGAGCTGGCAGCTTTCCTATATGAACGGGAAAGCGGGAACGATGTGGTTTTAAATGATATCTCTGCGTTTCTGCCTCCATTTGGCCGTCAGGATGAAGTGACCCGCTGCAAAGTGTTTCTGAATCAGGCGCTGGGCCGCCCGGATTTGGGAAGCAGTTCGCTGACGGCGGTGCCCCATGTGCTGTCGCGCCGGGCCCTGGAGGCAATAGGCACGGCAGCGCTGGCTGTTCCCCCGAAGGCGCAGGCGATCGCCATTCTGGAAGGATTGGTTGTGTCCGCCCCTTGCACGGCGGAGGTTATCCAGCGCAACCGGCTTCGCGAGGGCAATTCGGGAACAGGCAATCAGGTGGCCCAGCTGATTGTCGGAGATCATGCCGAGGCGCTGAACGAAGCTGTAAGGCGGCTTGGCCCAAGGCTGTACTGGCAAAGCATGCCTCGGCAGGAATTGGCGAAAGCGAGGAACGGATAA
- a CDS encoding glycosyltransferase family 2 protein gives MKRRKVRSKVNPRGSKRKKQMGPAVIACHPEPVVSVIIPVMNEARTLANVIRESSRVHPRTEVIVVANGCRDGSAELARQLGAKVLEFEEPLGHDVPRAEGAKAAQGDVLLFVDGDMAVRTEELKPFVSEILAGGDLALNDYSGPVQAGSIHPVISSKFMLNSLLGRPDLKGASLTAVPHALSRRAVTLIGAASLSNPPVAYTAAVLDGLRVRAVHYVNVGSRNRRRKRPGQKDLLTPLVAGDHLEAACRVLELRGPRGGFPDLGRLRERAR, from the coding sequence ATGAAGAGGCGCAAAGTCCGATCCAAAGTCAATCCGAGAGGGAGCAAACGGAAGAAGCAGATGGGGCCTGCCGTCATTGCCTGCCATCCGGAGCCGGTCGTTTCGGTCATCATCCCGGTTATGAATGAAGCTCGGACCTTAGCCAACGTCATCCGGGAATCCTCCCGGGTACACCCGAGAACAGAAGTGATTGTGGTGGCCAACGGCTGCCGGGACGGCAGCGCGGAATTGGCGCGGCAGCTGGGGGCAAAGGTTCTGGAGTTTGAGGAGCCGCTGGGGCATGATGTGCCCAGAGCAGAAGGGGCCAAAGCCGCTCAAGGGGATGTGCTGCTGTTCGTGGACGGAGACATGGCTGTGCGGACGGAGGAACTGAAGCCGTTTGTTTCAGAAATACTGGCGGGCGGCGATTTGGCGCTGAATGACTACAGCGGGCCTGTACAAGCGGGCAGCATTCATCCTGTAATCAGCTCGAAGTTTATGCTGAATTCGCTGCTGGGACGGCCGGATCTGAAAGGGGCCTCCCTGACTGCCGTCCCCCACGCCCTCAGCCGGAGGGCAGTAACGCTGATCGGAGCCGCCAGCCTGTCCAACCCGCCCGTGGCTTATACGGCAGCGGTTCTGGACGGACTCCGGGTACGGGCCGTTCATTACGTGAATGTCGGCAGCCGGAACCGCAGGCGCAAACGTCCGGGACAAAAGGATCTCCTGACTCCGCTTGTCGCCGGCGACCATTTGGAGGCAGCCTGCCGGGTTCTGGAGCTGCGGGGTCCGCGCGGCGGGTTTCCCGACCTGGGCAGGCTCCGGGAAAGAGCAAGGTGA
- a CDS encoding glycosyltransferase family 4 protein, with product MNPHKVAVISPGSFVIPSGRSSSVERVIEKVVPLAAGNLDIRVYGRTGEDGPVKAMLGTVPCSRVPGGSAYLPSILRHLRAWRPDSVDVHNRPILASRLKQRMPQAKVYLSLHSTTFVQDKHFPRTWGGAALNQLDGIIVNSHFLQRELKNLFPGLTAKLEVNHLGVSLEDFVPRWTPVGEALRRARLQAYGWSSRKIILYIGRLIPEKGVHHLLQAIPKLRVHEPEVLLLIVGGAFYGSLRETAYVRDLKKMAGTYPGQVEFLPFTPYPQVADWYNLADVVAVPSGEEEAFGLVNVEAMAAGVPVVATRAGGIPEIVEDGLSGLLVNPDRLGDELPASLLKLLGSEHLRREMGLCGLDIVRSRFRWQHTAARWVRLMSPEYSEDRWEDRQVYL from the coding sequence TTGAATCCTCACAAGGTTGCGGTTATTTCGCCGGGATCGTTTGTCATTCCATCAGGACGAAGCAGTTCGGTGGAACGTGTAATTGAAAAAGTGGTCCCGCTGGCTGCAGGAAACCTGGATATCCGGGTATACGGCAGAACAGGGGAGGACGGACCCGTGAAAGCGATGCTTGGAACGGTGCCCTGCAGCAGAGTGCCTGGAGGTTCGGCCTATTTGCCGTCCATTCTTCGCCATCTCCGGGCATGGCGGCCGGATTCGGTTGACGTTCATAACAGGCCGATTCTGGCCAGCAGACTGAAGCAGCGCATGCCCCAGGCCAAAGTTTATTTATCGCTGCACTCCACGACGTTTGTTCAGGATAAACATTTTCCGCGGACCTGGGGCGGGGCGGCGCTGAATCAGCTCGACGGCATCATCGTGAACAGCCATTTTTTGCAGCGGGAGCTGAAGAACCTTTTTCCCGGGCTAACAGCCAAACTGGAGGTCAATCACCTGGGCGTCAGCCTGGAGGATTTTGTCCCCCGCTGGACACCAGTCGGAGAAGCTCTAAGGCGGGCAAGGCTTCAGGCATACGGCTGGAGCAGCCGGAAAATTATTTTATACATCGGCCGGCTGATTCCGGAAAAAGGGGTACACCACCTGCTTCAAGCCATCCCCAAGCTGCGGGTTCATGAACCCGAGGTGCTGCTGCTGATCGTTGGAGGCGCCTTTTACGGAAGTCTGCGGGAAACGGCCTATGTACGGGATTTGAAAAAGATGGCCGGAACTTATCCGGGACAGGTGGAATTTCTCCCGTTCACTCCTTATCCCCAGGTGGCGGATTGGTACAATCTCGCCGATGTCGTAGCGGTTCCTTCCGGTGAAGAGGAAGCGTTCGGACTGGTGAATGTGGAGGCCATGGCGGCAGGCGTTCCAGTTGTTGCCACCCGGGCCGGGGGCATACCGGAAATCGTCGAGGATGGGTTGTCAGGTCTGCTGGTGAATCCTGACCGTCTTGGCGATGAACTGCCGGCCAGTCTGCTGAAGCTGCTTGGCAGCGAGCATCTGCGGCGGGAGATGGGATTGTGCGGGCTGGATATCGTGCGCAGCCGGTTCCGCTGGCAGCATACGGCCGCGCGGTGGGTGCGGCTCATGTCGCCCGAATATAGCGAGGACAGGTGGGAGGACCGGCAAGTCTATTTATGA